The following are from one region of the Rosistilla carotiformis genome:
- a CDS encoding methyltransferase domain-containing protein, which produces MIETLDAPLQDTLSREAEVASSAALSSESGHAGAGETAAASLRIGREAIEILQCPGCSGALSVAAEAMQCDACERNYPVADGVPVLVVPEKSLFDIETFTNAEPTFFRPVGKVRELISGCLPDVTLNVSSDKVYARMLQQMLERSEHPVVLVIGGGVIGGGMDCLVDDPRITLIETDAAIAPRTSLVCDGHDLPFADQSVDAVIVQAVLEHVVDPHRCVQEIHRVLKPGGLVYSDTPFMQQVHGRQFDFTRFTRLGHRRLFRMFDEIESGISCGPGTALAWSLRYFLLSFFASDRMRAAVSLASRLMFFPLKYCDRYLVNKASASDAASAFYFYGSRSETPLSDRELVASYHGGF; this is translated from the coding sequence ATGATCGAAACCTTAGACGCTCCATTACAAGATACGCTCAGCCGCGAAGCTGAGGTTGCTTCTTCCGCCGCGCTCTCGTCCGAATCGGGGCACGCCGGCGCTGGCGAAACCGCTGCGGCCAGTCTGCGAATTGGCCGCGAAGCGATCGAGATTCTGCAGTGCCCCGGATGCAGCGGCGCGTTGTCGGTCGCGGCCGAAGCGATGCAGTGCGACGCGTGCGAGCGAAACTATCCGGTCGCCGATGGCGTTCCGGTACTGGTTGTTCCCGAGAAGAGTCTGTTCGACATCGAGACGTTCACCAATGCGGAGCCGACGTTTTTTCGGCCTGTCGGCAAGGTCCGTGAACTGATCAGTGGGTGTCTGCCCGATGTGACGTTAAACGTTTCATCGGACAAGGTTTACGCCCGGATGTTGCAGCAGATGCTGGAGCGTTCGGAGCATCCCGTGGTGCTGGTGATCGGTGGCGGTGTGATCGGCGGTGGGATGGATTGTCTGGTCGACGATCCGCGGATCACGCTGATCGAAACCGACGCAGCGATCGCGCCGCGGACCAGTTTGGTCTGCGACGGCCACGATCTCCCCTTCGCCGACCAATCGGTCGACGCGGTGATCGTGCAAGCGGTTTTGGAGCACGTCGTCGATCCGCATCGCTGCGTTCAGGAGATTCATCGCGTGCTGAAGCCGGGCGGGTTGGTCTATTCCGACACGCCGTTTATGCAGCAAGTTCACGGCCGGCAGTTCGACTTCACCCGCTTCACGCGACTCGGCCATCGCCGCTTGTTCCGGATGTTCGACGAGATCGAGAGCGGGATCAGTTGCGGTCCCGGGACGGCGCTCGCTTGGTCGCTGCGTTATTTTCTGCTCAGCTTCTTCGCCAGCGATCGGATGCGGGCTGCGGTCAGCCTCGCCTCGCGGTTGATGTTCTTTCCGCTGAAGTACTGCGACCGCTACCTCGTCAATAAAGCCTCCGCCAGCGATGCCGCTTCGGCGTTCTATTTCTACGGCAGTCGCAGCGAGACACCGTTGTCGGATCGCGAGCTGGTCGCGTCGTATCACGGCGGGTTTTAG